Proteins found in one Oscillatoria salina IIICB1 genomic segment:
- a CDS encoding esterase/lipase family protein, which yields MNKTSHRHPTILIHGIHDTNSVFDRMSASLIEQGWSVHSLDLIPNNGFASIEQLARQLAEYISEVFPPEQPLDLIGFSMGGIVTRYYLQRLGGIKRIQRYISISAPNNGTLTGYALPFPGIMQMRPASNFLADLNSDVEEKLSQINCTWIWTPYDLMILPPNSSQMPVGKQIQLPVLMHSWMLKDPQVIATVTAALKEPTNKKLPRSIQVRSPNIV from the coding sequence ATGAACAAAACTAGCCATCGCCACCCGACGATTTTGATTCACGGTATCCACGACACCAACTCAGTATTCGATCGAATGTCAGCTTCTTTAATCGAGCAAGGTTGGTCAGTACACAGCCTAGATCTCATTCCCAATAACGGTTTTGCTAGTATTGAGCAGCTAGCCAGGCAACTAGCAGAATACATTAGCGAAGTGTTTCCGCCAGAACAACCCCTCGATTTGATCGGCTTTAGCATGGGTGGAATCGTCACCCGCTACTACCTACAACGATTAGGAGGAATCAAGCGTATCCAGCGCTATATCAGCATTTCTGCGCCCAATAACGGGACATTAACAGGTTACGCTTTACCCTTTCCCGGAATCATGCAAATGCGTCCAGCAAGCAACTTTCTTGCCGATTTAAACAGCGACGTCGAAGAAAAGTTATCTCAGATAAATTGTACCTGGATTTGGACACCCTACGACCTGATGATTTTGCCGCCCAATAGTTCGCAAATGCCCGTTGGGAAACAAATACAACTGCCAGTATTAATGCACTCTTGGATGTTAAAAGACCCCCAGGTAATCGCCACAGTGACAGCAGCACTAAAAGAACCCACTAATAAAAAATTACCCAGGAGTATTCAGGTGCGATCGCCAAATATTGTCTAA
- a CDS encoding VOC family protein, which produces MNDRIIFHLAIPINDVAKAKIYYVDGLGCSVGRENDRAVIFQFYGHQVVAHMTKEPLTPQQGIYPRHFGLIFPEEKYWSELLARAKQKGLAFYQEPKLRFPNQLTEHKTFFLVDPFENLMEFKYYRHSEAIFAGREVVEIGDR; this is translated from the coding sequence ATGAACGATCGCATTATTTTTCATCTCGCTATTCCGATTAACGATGTTGCCAAAGCAAAAATTTATTATGTTGATGGTTTAGGTTGTTCTGTGGGTCGCGAAAACGATCGGGCGGTTATTTTTCAATTTTACGGTCATCAAGTTGTGGCTCACATGACGAAAGAACCTTTAACTCCTCAACAAGGTATTTATCCCCGACATTTTGGTTTAATTTTTCCTGAAGAAAAATATTGGTCAGAGTTGTTGGCTAGGGCTAAACAGAAGGGGCTTGCTTTTTATCAAGAACCAAAATTGCGTTTCCCTAATCAGCTTACGGAACATAAAACTTTTTTCTTGGTAGATCCTTTTGAGAATTTGATGGAATTTAAATATTACCGTCACTCGGAAGCAATTTTTGCTGGTCGAGAAGTGGTGGAAATTGGCGATCGCTAA
- a CDS encoding SLC13 family permease — translation MGIIQQLRSKLPFSRSTKTRWMWCAIAAIVYGVILLLPLPGITAEGQRALAVFGVAALLWGTSALPLAVTGILVLFLLPFSGAITNKSTYAYFGNSAVFFILGALILSSPIMRSGLSTRIALAVVSRFGKSQKALLASILGLAAIMSCVISAHAVAAMLFPIVMEVVRASGAKPGGRFGLAAFLAMAWGVVIGSNTTLLGGARGPLALGILQNTTGKTIGFVEWTIASIPLVLLLLLVAGGLLQFVGQGEKVSLNAARRFLEARNRELGAISRREVVTTAIMILTIALWITMGDTWGLDSIALLGVSLAFISGVADWREVEEDVNWGIFVMYGSAIALSAALTDTGAAAGLSQYLLAAGINSFLVIFAAIVFIALMMTEFMSNAAAVAVLLPVALAIAEKYGIEAPIIALAVVIPAGLGFMLPVSTPAIAIAVSSGYVRPLSVLRWGLWLDLLGYGLVLLVSQLYWPLLGLGG, via the coding sequence ATGGGAATAATTCAACAGCTTCGCAGCAAACTACCCTTTTCTCGCTCAACTAAAACCCGGTGGATGTGGTGTGCGATCGCCGCAATTGTCTACGGAGTTATTTTGCTGCTACCCTTGCCAGGAATCACTGCCGAAGGGCAACGTGCTTTAGCAGTATTTGGTGTTGCCGCCTTACTCTGGGGAACAAGCGCCTTACCCCTAGCAGTAACAGGCATTCTCGTTTTATTTTTACTACCGTTCAGTGGCGCAATCACCAACAAAAGTACCTACGCCTATTTTGGCAACAGTGCTGTCTTTTTTATTCTCGGCGCCTTAATTTTATCTAGTCCAATTATGCGCTCCGGACTTAGCACTCGTATCGCCTTAGCCGTAGTCTCTCGCTTTGGCAAAAGTCAGAAAGCATTGCTAGCTTCAATTTTAGGGCTAGCCGCGATCATGTCTTGCGTAATTAGCGCTCACGCCGTCGCCGCAATGCTGTTTCCGATTGTCATGGAAGTAGTTCGTGCTTCAGGTGCCAAACCAGGAGGGCGTTTTGGATTAGCAGCTTTCTTAGCAATGGCTTGGGGCGTAGTCATCGGTTCCAATACCACTTTACTCGGTGGTGCCAGAGGACCTTTAGCATTAGGAATTTTACAGAATACCACCGGAAAAACCATCGGTTTCGTCGAGTGGACAATTGCCTCAATTCCCCTCGTGCTGTTACTCTTGCTGGTAGCTGGCGGATTGCTGCAATTTGTCGGGCAGGGAGAAAAAGTCTCTTTGAATGCAGCCCGACGCTTTCTCGAAGCCCGCAACCGCGAACTGGGCGCAATTTCTCGCAGGGAGGTGGTAACTACAGCAATTATGATCCTGACGATCGCACTGTGGATAACAATGGGCGATACTTGGGGTTTAGATAGTATCGCCTTACTCGGAGTATCCTTAGCATTTATCTCAGGAGTAGCAGATTGGCGCGAAGTCGAAGAAGATGTTAACTGGGGGATTTTTGTCATGTACGGAAGCGCGATCGCTCTTTCGGCTGCGTTAACTGATACGGGTGCTGCTGCCGGGTTGAGTCAATATTTACTCGCGGCTGGTATTAACTCATTTTTAGTCATTTTCGCAGCAATAGTCTTTATCGCCTTAATGATGACCGAATTTATGAGCAATGCGGCGGCGGTAGCTGTCTTACTACCAGTGGCTTTAGCGATCGCTGAAAAATACGGCATTGAAGCACCGATAATCGCTTTAGCTGTAGTCATTCCCGCCGGATTAGGCTTTATGCTACCAGTGAGTACCCCAGCGATCGCGATCGCTGTTAGTAGTGGTTACGTCCGTCCTTTGTCTGTCTTACGTTGGGGACTCTGGCTCGATCTCCTCGGCTACGGACTGGTATTACTCGTCAGTCAACTCTACTGGCCCCTGCTTGGGTTAGGAGGCTAA
- the cysC gene encoding adenylyl-sulfate kinase → MTVKQRGVTIWFTGLSGAGKTTISKIVAERLREQGYKIEVLDGDVVRQNLSKGLGFSKADRDENIRRIGFVSHLLTRNGVIVIVSAISPYREIREEVRERIKDFVQVYVNAPLEVCEDRDVKGLYQRARAGEIKGFTGIDDPYEHPLHPDVECRTDLEDISESVAKVFQKLEDLGYVASGLAVEA, encoded by the coding sequence GTGACCGTAAAACAACGTGGTGTAACGATTTGGTTTACAGGTTTAAGTGGCGCAGGTAAAACCACAATTAGTAAAATTGTAGCGGAAAGGCTACGAGAACAAGGCTATAAAATTGAAGTTCTCGATGGAGATGTCGTTCGTCAAAACCTCAGCAAAGGTTTGGGTTTTAGTAAAGCTGACCGAGATGAAAATATCCGCCGGATTGGTTTTGTTTCCCATTTATTAACTCGTAATGGTGTAATTGTTATTGTTTCTGCTATCTCCCCTTATCGGGAAATTCGGGAAGAAGTCAGGGAACGAATTAAAGATTTCGTCCAAGTTTATGTTAATGCTCCTCTAGAAGTTTGCGAAGACCGAGATGTCAAAGGACTTTATCAACGTGCAAGAGCAGGGGAAATTAAAGGTTTTACAGGTATTGATGACCCCTACGAACATCCCCTTCATCCTGATGTAGAATGCAGAACTGACCTCGAAGATATTTCTGAAAGTGTGGCAAAAGTCTTTCAAAAATTAGAGGATTTGGGCTATGTGGCTAGTGGTTTAGCAGTAGAAGCCTAA